DNA from Alnus glutinosa chromosome 2, dhAlnGlut1.1, whole genome shotgun sequence:
TAGATTCCATTTAGCAACAAGGTTCATATACTTCCTGAAATGGCTGATCTTCCCTTTTGCTACAATCTTCGCTCGAGCTTCCCACCTAACACGAGTCAAAATTGCTTCCTCCGTGCGTGGAGTGTTATTGTGCAAAAGGTCGTTCCTCTGCTTCCATATATGGTACACAGTAGCTCCAAAACACAGTCGACCCAAAATTGCTCTTAAACTTTTCCCCTGCATCACCTTCAAGCTCCAGACTACAATATCATCCCAATCCAAAGGCACATTGTAAAAAGAACACTCAGCCATGATTTCAGTCCAAATCCGCCTACTGAAACTGCATCTAAAGAAAAGATGCTCACGGCTCTCTTGAGCTCCATAGCAGAAAGGACAAAGAATCTATCCTGAATAACCCTAGCAACACATGCGTTGTTTAGTGATCAAAGCATCCTTGAAAACTAGCCAAAGCATGAAAGAATGCTGAGGGATAGAAACAGGAGCCCAAACAATCTTCCACCATACAACTACCGGATGCACCTCTCTCAATTTTTCCCAAGTGTCCGAGCACTTATGTATGCCACTTCGAGAATTCCACACTGGCTCATCAGCATCTCCAACCTCAACTGTGTGGAGTTGACTCTGAATCTCAACAAGATCATCTGATCGGGCATAAGGCCAAAACCAAGCACCATTCTTCATAATGACATCCAGTTTGGCATGCAGGGGAAAACCTGAATCATGAACGATTCTATAACCATATTTATCCAAAAGACAGCCTGCAGGATGCCAATTATCCAACCACAAGAACACCTTATTACCCCTCCCAACCTTAAAACGAATGAAGCTTTTGGCTATGTCTTGGAGCTTGAGaatcttcttccaactccaagaacaagaaGCTGGAATAGGAACTATCCAGAAGCTCTTATTTTTGAATGTATAatccaatatttctttttaatccaACACAATATTTTGATTATCAGCGGGTGATCGAGGTTCAACGTCGTCTACTCCTTGCTGTTAAATCGAGCTCTCTCAATGGCTGTTTCGATCTGTCAGGTAATTTCAAATTGCACCTTTAATTACACATAAACTCTGATTTTGAAGCACTCTACAATG
Protein-coding regions in this window:
- the LOC133860416 gene encoding uncharacterized protein LOC133860416 — encoded protein: MLPSKEFPEWLLVTGYSFKHVSNPRSTRLKESASPVSHTTVQIVAETESCTGNSNKMACWKKILKLQDIAKSFIRFKVGRGNKVFLWLDNWHPAGCLLDKYGYRIVHDSGFPLHAKLDVIMKNGAWFWPYARSDDLVEIQSQLHTVEVGDADEPVWNSRSGIHKCSDTWEKLREVHPVVVWWKIVWAPVSIPQHSFMLWLVFKDALITKQRMCC